In Trichormus variabilis 0441, a single genomic region encodes these proteins:
- a CDS encoding relaxase/mobilization nuclease domain-containing protein — protein MIPVIYKKPNFLDTLKYVLGKDDAAIVDTNMMGTRPDEFNQQFLNIKYTNKAVKRQCAHLIISIAHRPNYHEHLSDSQYSYVTREYLKDMGYLPKEESSVAATSQFVAVRHHDRNHEHLHIIASRIRLDGSLVNDSYDYFRSQVSTRRIAAELGLEVTPTTNEAVASRLEQEYGIITLISPNRSKSIRAVNSKHKTPTSKEIIRQAIGEAIKDSPTVSTFIERLEENNIGVLPKMQGEELLGFTYIHNDVKIAGYQVYKPYSWNKLRSEYGIMYDPDKDKEVIQQAKAKAIVRINSIILSNNDYLNNDKPTSSSTSDSNGDTDSSSKTLVSTYTLNSNYPSEIPVIQSKLEDNPTLETNKTKKKVQPHPKKQHPQQDISEENGLTAKQFLEEQSSPIPPSLNLLPSNLKHLPSIITDYMLVTNNFRIKGRELSASLDNNTLSVCRYGDNTPMMQTCYSQGNWYEEIPTRLTRNEIEQIESLRFFTQQPLINQQRSQKGIEQ, from the coding sequence TTGATTCCTGTCATCTATAAAAAACCCAACTTTCTGGACACGCTCAAATATGTGTTGGGCAAAGATGATGCTGCGATTGTCGATACTAATATGATGGGAACAAGGCCAGATGAATTTAATCAGCAGTTTCTCAACATCAAGTACACCAACAAAGCAGTCAAACGGCAGTGCGCTCACCTCATCATCTCAATCGCACACCGCCCCAACTACCACGAGCATTTATCGGACAGTCAGTACAGTTATGTAACACGAGAATATCTCAAAGATATGGGATACTTGCCCAAGGAAGAATCATCTGTAGCAGCTACCAGTCAGTTTGTTGCAGTACGCCACCACGATCGCAACCACGAACACCTGCATATAATCGCTTCCCGGATTCGGTTAGATGGTAGTTTAGTTAATGATTCCTATGATTATTTCAGATCCCAAGTCTCTACTAGACGCATCGCGGCGGAACTAGGATTGGAAGTAACACCGACAACAAATGAAGCCGTCGCCTCTAGGTTAGAGCAAGAGTACGGAATAATTACACTCATCAGTCCCAACCGATCAAAAAGTATTAGAGCAGTCAACAGTAAGCACAAAACCCCAACAAGTAAGGAAATTATTCGCCAAGCAATAGGAGAAGCCATTAAGGATAGTCCCACCGTCTCTACATTCATTGAACGCCTGGAGGAAAACAACATTGGAGTATTGCCTAAGATGCAGGGGGAAGAACTACTAGGCTTTACCTACATTCATAATGATGTAAAAATTGCAGGTTATCAAGTATACAAACCTTATAGCTGGAACAAACTGCGGTCTGAATATGGAATCATGTACGACCCAGATAAAGATAAAGAAGTAATTCAACAAGCTAAAGCCAAAGCAATTGTTCGCATAAATAGCATAATTTTAAGTAATAATGATTACTTAAATAATGATAAACCTACTAGCAGCAGTACAAGTGATAGTAATGGTGACACCGATAGTAGCTCCAAAACACTTGTTAGTACATATACACTAAACAGTAATTATCCAAGTGAGATTCCAGTAATACAATCCAAATTAGAAGATAACCCCACATTGGAAACTAATAAGACCAAGAAAAAAGTTCAACCACATCCAAAGAAACAGCACCCACAACAGGATATTTCAGAAGAAAATGGTCTCACTGCTAAACAATTCCTGGAAGAGCAATCTTCCCCTATTCCTCCTTCTCTTAACCTTCTGCCTTCTAATCTCAAACATTTGCCTTCTATAATCACTGACTATATGCTTGTTACCAATAACTTCCGTATCAAAGGACGGGAGTTGAGTGCCAGCTTAGATAACAATACTCTGAGTGTTTGCCGTTATGGGGATAATACCCCTATGATGCAAACCTGCTACAGTCAGGGAAACTGGTACGAAGAGATACCAACTCGATTAACAAGAAACGAAATTGAGCAGATTGAAAGTCTGCGTTTCTTTACCCAACAACCATTAATCAATCAACAGCGATCGCAAAAAGGTATTGAGCAATAG
- a CDS encoding plasmid mobilization protein, with product MSVIPRITAILSAMVVCVRKVELLVVQRVPWHSTEKRDTSPSPMIKQGMVNRPAKRTKLVKVYVFEEEKNAIEEKATATGQTASEYLRSCGLRRVLAAKPPADVITIRATAGTLKSELMMLSHLAKETNNQQIINQVEIAIALVDKTIAAAFNIEIAGSKQDAGNPVHNQEIEK from the coding sequence ATGTCAGTTATACCAAGGATAACGGCTATATTATCCGCAATGGTAGTGTGCGTGAGAAAAGTGGAACTTTTGGTTGTCCAACGAGTTCCCTGGCATAGTACAGAAAAGCGTGATACTTCCCCCAGTCCAATGATTAAACAAGGTATGGTAAATAGGCCTGCTAAACGAACCAAATTAGTTAAGGTATACGTCTTTGAGGAAGAAAAAAACGCCATTGAGGAGAAAGCCACCGCCACAGGACAAACGGCATCTGAGTATCTACGTTCATGTGGGTTAAGACGAGTGCTAGCAGCAAAACCACCCGCAGATGTAATAACCATCCGTGCTACGGCAGGAACCCTCAAAAGCGAACTGATGATGTTATCTCACCTTGCCAAGGAAACAAACAACCAACAAATTATTAACCAAGTCGAAATTGCGATCGCACTCGTAGATAAAACTATTGCTGCTGCATTTAATATAGAGATCGCAGGCTCTAAACAAGACGCTGGGAATCCTGTACACAACCAAGAAATAGAAAAATAA
- a CDS encoding ParM/StbA family protein — MPKTKEKSDLKKIVITIDMGASKTKAIVQEYPEGKPVVLLLDSEIADVAKASVESVQQEGSPESRAWVGIGDEYYALGELARRRFGGISQLRELKYELAVPKICGAFWLAKEKLNLGNDVAAYLSVLLPPGEVQDKEQLQIRLKDTFRGFDTPAGKMRVKMLRYDAASEGSGIFFHRRRTLGDRVPVSMYVMLGYRNASIFTFRSGSIGAGITSNFGMSWLVNNLISKTSGLSPDNSNIIEVLIEAGASCDPQVMQKLSRKRKGDEIQLDGESMSKALLLARDEYWRAIARWLRSKMDEDIEELVFCGGTADYIRPEIDAYFQKEGMKVSWHANIFIPDEISSGMGNRMADVWAFHQHMIIQFDKLTGYIRSEVVPLNKSVEGNTNNTGEEVKRRYNFTPCERPSTFIAVNENV, encoded by the coding sequence ATGCCCAAAACTAAGGAGAAATCAGATTTAAAAAAGATAGTAATTACGATTGATATGGGTGCGAGTAAAACCAAGGCTATCGTTCAGGAGTATCCAGAAGGAAAGCCTGTTGTTTTACTTTTAGACTCAGAAATAGCGGATGTTGCTAAAGCCTCAGTTGAAAGCGTCCAACAAGAAGGTAGTCCTGAATCTCGTGCTTGGGTAGGAATTGGTGATGAGTATTACGCCTTGGGAGAACTTGCTCGTCGTCGGTTTGGGGGTATATCGCAACTGAGGGAGCTAAAGTACGAACTAGCAGTTCCCAAAATTTGCGGAGCATTTTGGCTGGCTAAGGAGAAGTTGAACCTGGGTAATGATGTTGCAGCTTACTTGAGTGTCCTGCTGCCGCCGGGTGAAGTGCAAGACAAGGAACAGTTACAAATTCGGTTGAAGGATACGTTTCGGGGGTTTGATACACCAGCAGGTAAGATGCGGGTGAAAATGCTTCGTTATGATGCAGCTTCTGAAGGTAGTGGAATATTTTTCCACCGTAGGCGAACGCTTGGCGATCGTGTACCTGTTTCGATGTACGTAATGCTTGGTTATCGCAACGCGAGTATTTTCACCTTTCGGAGTGGTTCGATTGGCGCAGGAATAACCAGCAATTTTGGTATGTCTTGGTTAGTAAATAATTTGATTTCCAAAACATCGGGACTGAGCCCTGATAATTCCAATATTATTGAGGTACTGATAGAAGCTGGAGCCAGTTGTGACCCCCAGGTGATGCAAAAACTCTCACGCAAGCGCAAAGGTGATGAGATTCAACTTGATGGAGAGTCGATGTCCAAAGCTTTATTACTTGCTAGAGACGAATATTGGCGTGCGATCGCCAGGTGGTTGCGCTCAAAGATGGATGAGGATATTGAAGAACTAGTATTTTGCGGAGGAACTGCGGATTACATTCGTCCTGAAATAGATGCTTACTTCCAGAAAGAGGGGATGAAAGTATCCTGGCACGCTAATATTTTTATACCTGATGAAATATCTTCTGGTATGGGCAATCGGATGGCGGATGTTTGGGCTTTTCACCAGCACATGATTATTCAGTTTGATAAGTTAACTGGTTATATACGCTCTGAGGTTGTACCGTTAAATAAATCTGTTGAAGGTAATACAAATAATACAGGTGAAGAAGTCAAACGTAGGTATAACTTTACGCCTTGTGAGCGGCCTAGTACCTTTATTGCTGTAAACGAGAATGTTTGA
- a CDS encoding transposase family protein yields the protein MVFYYIQKYPLRTKQILGISYEQLQSLLNCASKRHQEIKIQQESRKIRINAAGGGRKELLSIQEQVCLCLFYLRQMPTFQVLGMLFGVSKTEANDTFHDWIAILRDILPSSLLEQVSNNKSDLLFVQEVLTNFRLLFDSLEQPIYRHSDQKEQQKYFSGKKRQHTLKSQMIGMPEGKDIVEVEVGVPGPTADIKLFRQSQQKFDKSQPFSGNKGFQGGENITTPHKRKLKRELTQQQKDENKF from the coding sequence ATGGTTTTTTATTATATCCAAAAGTATCCATTAAGAACAAAACAAATTTTAGGGATTAGTTACGAACAATTACAATCACTACTAAATTGTGCGAGCAAACGTCACCAGGAAATTAAAATTCAGCAAGAAAGCCGAAAAATAAGAATTAATGCGGCTGGTGGAGGTCGCAAAGAATTGTTATCAATCCAAGAACAAGTTTGTTTATGCTTATTTTATTTAAGACAGATGCCGACATTTCAAGTATTAGGAATGTTGTTTGGGGTTTCAAAAACGGAAGCCAATGATACATTTCACGACTGGATAGCAATTCTGAGAGATATTTTACCCTCTAGTTTATTAGAACAAGTCTCAAATAATAAGAGCGATTTACTATTTGTTCAAGAAGTATTAACTAATTTTAGGCTATTGTTCGATAGCCTAGAACAGCCAATATATAGACATTCTGACCAAAAAGAACAACAAAAATATTTTTCTGGTAAGAAAAGACAACATACTTTGAAAAGCCAAATGATTGGGATGCCAGAAGGAAAAGATATTGTTGAGGTAGAAGTAGGTGTTCCTGGGCCAACAGCAGATATAAAATTGTTTCGTCAATCTCAGCAAAAATTTGATAAATCTCAACCTTTTTCAGGTAATAAAGGATTTCAAGGTGGCGAAAACATCACTACACCTCATAAAAGAAAACTGAAACGAGAACTGACTCAACAGCAAAAAGATGAAAACAAGTTTTAG
- a CDS encoding IS4 family transposase — MLASFYQNFLEKYLNKAQLITLKMLVWLLQNQKQVRIERLAATLPLPIQQNSRRRHLQRFLTLNALSVVLLWFPIIEAIINQHFKVGSQLTIAMDRTQWKENNVLMVSVIYQKRAWPIYWCLLEKDGCSNLTEQQKVLRPVIRLLKKYKLVIIGDREFHSIELGSWLHKQNIGFVLRQKKDTTFCQKWQKFQPLSNIEIYPGVRQFYTNVKVTQKRGFGRFNLGVYWKRKYRGKQEKDAWHLLTNLPDLNTALKIYA; from the coding sequence ATGCTGGCATCATTCTACCAAAACTTTTTAGAAAAATACCTGAATAAAGCACAGTTAATCACCCTGAAGATGTTGGTGTGGTTGTTACAAAATCAGAAACAGGTGAGGATAGAAAGACTGGCCGCAACGTTACCATTACCAATACAGCAAAATAGTCGGAGACGACATTTACAAAGATTTTTAACACTAAATGCCTTGAGTGTAGTGTTACTATGGTTTCCCATAATTGAAGCAATAATTAACCAACATTTCAAAGTAGGATCACAGTTAACCATTGCAATGGATAGAACACAGTGGAAAGAAAATAATGTGTTGATGGTTAGCGTAATTTACCAAAAAAGAGCTTGGCCAATATATTGGTGTTTGTTAGAGAAAGATGGTTGCAGTAACCTTACTGAACAGCAAAAAGTATTACGCCCAGTAATTCGGTTATTAAAAAAATACAAATTAGTCATTATTGGGGATAGAGAATTTCATAGCATTGAACTGGGGAGTTGGCTACACAAGCAGAATATAGGTTTTGTACTCCGTCAAAAGAAGGATACAACTTTCTGCCAAAAATGGCAAAAATTTCAGCCTTTAAGTAACATTGAGATTTATCCTGGTGTCCGGCAATTTTACACCAACGTCAAGGTTACTCAAAAACGTGGCTTTGGTCGGTTTAATTTAGGAGTCTACTGGAAAAGAAAGTACAGGGGTAAACAAGAAAAAGATGCTTGGCATTTATTAACTAATTTACCTGACTTAAACACTGCCCTCAAAATATATGCTTAA
- a CDS encoding SRPBCC family protein — protein sequence MSTVMNQRVKVEKTLTINKPVEELYRFWRNFDNLPRFIKHLKQVRVHDEKRSHWISKGFLNESVEWDVVITEDRENELIAWTSVEGAAIETSGRVHFKPAPGNRGTEVKTVREFTPPAGEIGAALAKPVIDIAKLFGEDPELQIKEDLRGFRMLMEAGEIATTEGQPRG from the coding sequence ATGAGTACGGTCATGAACCAACGGGTCAAAGTTGAAAAGACTTTAACCATTAACAAACCAGTAGAGGAACTTTATCGCTTTTGGCGTAACTTTGATAACTTGCCACGCTTCATCAAGCATCTCAAACAGGTGAGGGTACACGACGAAAAGCGATCGCACTGGATTAGCAAAGGATTCTTAAATGAAAGCGTTGAGTGGGATGTAGTCATTACCGAAGACCGAGAAAACGAATTGATTGCCTGGACTTCGGTTGAAGGCGCAGCAATTGAAACCTCTGGTCGCGTCCACTTCAAGCCAGCACCTGGGAATCGTGGTACTGAGGTAAAAACAGTCCGAGAATTTACCCCGCCTGCGGGTGAAATTGGGGCTGCGTTGGCGAAGCCCGTCATAGACATCGCTAAATTATTTGGCGAAGACCCAGAACTGCAAATTAAAGAAGATTTACGCGGCTTCAGAATGCTGATGGAAGCAGGCGAGATTGCCACAACAGAAGGTCAACCGCGAGGTTAA
- a CDS encoding zinc-dependent alcohol dehydrogenase, with product MKAVCWNGANDVRVETVPDPKIINPRDAVIKITTTAICGSDLHLYNGYVPTMEKGDILGHEMMGEVVEIGSAVKNLNIGDRVVVPFPIACGNCWYCQHDFWSLCDNSNPNAWLAEKFMGYSPSGIFGYSHMLGGYAGGQAEYARVPFADTGLFKIPDGLTDEQVVFLTDIFPTGYMAADNCNIQPGDIVAVWGCGPVAQFTIRSAYLLGAERVIAIDRIPERLQMAKDQGKAEILNYEEVNVSEALKEMTGGRGPDACIDAVGLEAHGTGLEGVYDEVKQAVRLETDRPHVLRQVMMDCRKGGHVSIPGVYVGVVDKIPMGAAMNKALVFKMGQTHVHKYLNTLLDHIQNGRIDPSFVITHRLPLDEAPRGYGIFKDKKENCIKVVLKP from the coding sequence ATGAAAGCAGTTTGCTGGAACGGTGCCAACGATGTACGGGTGGAAACAGTACCCGATCCAAAAATCATTAATCCGCGTGATGCTGTTATTAAAATCACGACAACAGCAATTTGCGGTTCTGATTTACACCTTTATAACGGCTACGTCCCCACAATGGAAAAGGGCGATATCCTGGGTCATGAAATGATGGGGGAAGTCGTTGAAATAGGCAGTGCCGTCAAAAATTTAAATATAGGCGATCGCGTGGTTGTACCATTCCCTATCGCCTGTGGTAACTGCTGGTACTGTCAACATGACTTCTGGTCATTGTGCGATAATTCTAACCCAAACGCTTGGTTAGCAGAAAAATTCATGGGTTATTCACCCTCTGGTATTTTTGGCTACTCTCATATGCTAGGTGGCTACGCTGGTGGTCAAGCTGAATATGCCCGTGTTCCCTTTGCCGATACTGGTTTGTTTAAGATTCCTGATGGACTAACAGACGAACAAGTAGTGTTTCTAACAGATATCTTCCCCACCGGATATATGGCGGCAGATAACTGTAATATTCAGCCCGGTGATATTGTCGCAGTCTGGGGGTGTGGCCCAGTCGCACAATTCACAATAAGAAGTGCTTATCTACTTGGTGCTGAACGAGTCATCGCTATCGATCGAATTCCCGAACGCCTACAGATGGCTAAAGATCAAGGCAAGGCAGAAATCCTTAACTATGAGGAAGTAAATGTTAGTGAAGCCCTCAAAGAAATGACAGGTGGACGCGGCCCAGATGCTTGTATTGATGCTGTGGGGTTGGAAGCACACGGCACGGGTCTAGAAGGAGTATACGACGAAGTCAAGCAAGCAGTGCGTCTGGAAACAGACCGCCCCCATGTGCTGCGGCAAGTGATGATGGACTGTCGCAAAGGCGGTCACGTGTCAATTCCTGGTGTTTATGTCGGCGTTGTAGACAAAATACCTATGGGTGCTGCCATGAACAAAGCCTTAGTATTCAAAATGGGACAAACGCACGTTCATAAGTACTTAAACACATTACTCGATCACATTCAAAATGGCAGGATCGATCCATCATTCGTGATCACCCATCGTCTACCGTTAGATGAAGCACCCCGAGGTTACGGAATTTTCAAAGACAAGAAGGAAAACTGTATCAAAGTTGTACTCAAACCATAA
- the fldA gene encoding flavodoxin FldA — protein MSNIGLFFGTQTGNTQTESEIIQKEFGGDSVVTLNDVSQAEPSDFNNYDYIIFGCPTWNVGELQSDWEDFYDELDNIDFTGKKVAYFGPGDQVGYPDTFQDALGILEEKISENGAETVGYWPTEGYEFSESKAVRDGKFVGLALDEDNQSDLTEERIKAWVTQLKLEFGL, from the coding sequence ATGTCTAATATTGGTTTATTTTTTGGTACTCAAACAGGCAATACCCAAACTGAATCAGAAATAATTCAGAAGGAGTTTGGTGGTGATAGCGTTGTAACGTTAAATGATGTTTCACAAGCTGAACCAAGTGATTTTAATAACTACGACTATATCATTTTTGGTTGTCCTACTTGGAATGTTGGAGAATTGCAAAGTGATTGGGAAGATTTTTATGATGAGTTAGATAACATTGACTTCACGGGCAAAAAAGTTGCTTATTTTGGTCCTGGAGACCAGGTTGGTTATCCAGATACATTTCAAGATGCACTCGGTATTCTAGAGGAAAAAATTTCAGAAAATGGTGCTGAAACAGTTGGCTATTGGCCTACAGAAGGTTATGAATTCAGCGAGTCTAAAGCTGTTCGTGATGGTAAATTTGTAGGTCTTGCCCTTGATGAAGATAATCAATCCGATTTAACAGAGGAAAGAATCAAAGCTTGGGTTACACAATTGAAGCTAGAGTTTGGTTTGTAA
- a CDS encoding response regulator — protein sequence MKLLIVENDRDTAAALTTSLVAQQFTVDTASDSRSALELAEATEYDLIVLDVMLPDENGIRLCRQLRTQNQQEPILLLTRKVNPADRIAGFEAGADDYITKPYELSELLARIRALLRRGSTVLTKVLCWGQLQLDPNNCEVMCQGKGLHLTPKEYKLLELFLRHPRRIFDRRTLLDRICSIDECPGEEAITTQIRGLRRKLQMAGLNSDPIETLYGLGYRLKSVPEEREQGSEQGHGDTETRGRGDTETRGQGDTGNIFDRLSALPFGATSRHKSLPSGFGSDAPNVANAALTDSTGNGATPLKSGNPPTGVAPQVENATSKTPTSSPQSGSVQGAGSPHLPISAFSSSYLLNANRYDAEAEAVAAIQQMWQDSQERLQGQLAKLEEAIAHLSTNSLTPDGRQFAQTIAHRLIGSLGAFGMPQAAELARQIERTLKTPTAAVQSEEAVQLKSLLGQLRQVIQQLPTFATTAPTPVLKSSDRVVLLIDDDTDLIERMQANASNWSIHLETVTDLTLARQRLQYLTPDAIILDLTFPNTTESGLTLLAQLKHQFSTIPVLVLTGLGDLTKRVEVTRLGANAFLQKPATPTEVFQAVSQLLHRIDTINARLLIVDDDPALLSILEAQLQPWGFQVTTLADSSQFWQYLEATTPDLLLLDVAMPGFSGIELCQVVKSDPRWSRLPVLLLSAHADADTLYRALAAGADDYILKPIVEADLIQRILNFNSW from the coding sequence ATGAAACTGCTTATCGTTGAGAATGATCGAGATACGGCGGCTGCTCTCACCACTTCTTTGGTAGCACAGCAGTTTACAGTTGATACCGCTAGTGATAGTCGATCGGCACTAGAGTTAGCTGAGGCAACAGAGTATGACCTGATCGTGCTAGATGTCATGCTACCCGATGAGAATGGAATTCGTCTGTGTCGCCAACTAAGGACACAGAATCAGCAAGAGCCTATTTTGCTGCTCACAAGGAAGGTTAATCCGGCAGATAGAATAGCAGGCTTTGAGGCAGGAGCAGATGACTATATTACCAAACCCTATGAGCTATCAGAACTGCTAGCTCGGATTCGGGCATTACTGCGACGAGGCAGCACAGTATTAACCAAAGTACTCTGCTGGGGTCAGTTGCAGCTCGATCCGAATAATTGCGAAGTCATGTGTCAAGGCAAAGGCTTACATCTCACGCCTAAAGAATACAAACTGCTGGAGCTATTTTTGCGACATCCGCGGCGGATTTTTGACCGAAGGACTCTGCTCGATCGCATCTGTTCGATTGATGAATGTCCCGGTGAAGAAGCTATAACAACTCAAATTCGCGGGTTGCGGCGCAAACTCCAGATGGCTGGGCTGAATTCCGATCCAATTGAAACATTGTATGGGCTGGGGTATCGGCTGAAATCTGTGCCAGAAGAGCGGGAGCAGGGGTCGGAGCAAGGACACGGGGATACGGAGACGCGGGGACGTGGGGATACGGAGACACGGGGACAAGGGGACACGGGGAATATATTTGATAGGCTCTCCGCGTTACCCTTTGGGGCGACCAGTCGCCACAAGTCTTTGCCTTCTGGGTTCGGAAGTGACGCTCCTAACGTCGCTAACGCTGCGCTAACGGACTCGACGGGAAATGGAGCCACTCCCCTCAAGTCGGGAAACCCGCCTACAGGGGTGGCTCCCCAAGTGGAGAATGCGACATCCAAGACTCCGACTTCTTCACCGCAAAGCGGCTCAGTCCAAGGTGCTGGTTCACCGCATCTCCCCATCTCTGCGTTTTCCTCATCCTACCTGCTGAATGCAAATCGATATGATGCAGAGGCGGAGGCAGTGGCGGCAATTCAGCAGATGTGGCAGGATTCTCAGGAGCGATTGCAGGGCCAACTAGCAAAGCTGGAGGAGGCGATCGCCCACCTCTCTACTAATAGTCTCACCCCTGACGGACGGCAGTTCGCCCAGACCATCGCCCATCGGCTGATTGGCTCTTTGGGGGCATTTGGTATGCCGCAAGCAGCAGAACTTGCCCGCCAGATCGAACGCACCTTGAAAACACCAACGGCTGCTGTCCAATCAGAGGAAGCGGTTCAACTAAAATCGCTGCTTGGGCAACTGAGGCAAGTTATCCAGCAGTTACCTACTTTTGCTACAACAGCGCCCACTCCAGTACTGAAGTCTAGCGATCGCGTGGTTTTGTTGATTGATGATGATACTGACTTGATTGAGCGAATGCAGGCAAATGCTTCAAACTGGAGCATTCACCTGGAAACCGTCACTGACCTTACCCTCGCCCGCCAACGCCTTCAGTACCTCACACCCGATGCCATCATATTGGATCTTACCTTTCCCAATACCACCGAAAGCGGCTTGACCCTACTGGCACAGTTGAAGCACCAATTTTCCACTATTCCTGTGCTGGTGCTGACAGGACTTGGCGATTTAACCAAGCGTGTGGAAGTCACCCGTTTAGGAGCCAACGCCTTTTTGCAAAAGCCTGCCACGCCTACCGAAGTGTTTCAAGCCGTCAGCCAACTCCTCCACCGGATTGACACTATCAATGCCAGACTGCTGATTGTGGATGACGATCCGGCATTGTTGTCCATATTAGAAGCCCAACTGCAACCGTGGGGCTTTCAGGTCACAACCTTGGCAGATTCAAGCCAGTTTTGGCAATACTTGGAAGCCACCACTCCCGATCTGCTATTGCTGGATGTTGCTATGCCGGGGTTTAGCGGCATTGAACTATGCCAGGTAGTCAAGAGCGATCCGCGTTGGAGTCGGCTACCTGTGTTGTTGTTATCGGCTCATGCCGATGCTGATACCCTGTACCGGGCCCTAGCAGCGGGGGCAGATGACTATATCTTAAAACCAATCGTAGAAGCCGATTTGATTCAGCGAATTTTAAATTTCAATTCCTGGTAG
- a CDS encoding response regulator, translated as MSSYTNRCILVIDDEPDLCSIVKFTLERLKSWKILTAESAQAGLMQAETQQPDVILLDLSLCGQYRLTMLQSLKTNPTTQSIPVILFTATDPSDDSLGFDPSEFAGVILKPFNVLQLGEQIIEQLGW; from the coding sequence ATGTCCTCTTATACAAATCGATGCATCCTGGTGATTGACGACGAACCTGACCTGTGCAGCATTGTCAAGTTCACGCTAGAACGCCTCAAAAGCTGGAAAATCCTCACAGCTGAGTCTGCACAGGCAGGACTGATGCAGGCAGAAACGCAGCAACCAGACGTGATTTTGCTCGATCTGAGCCTGTGTGGTCAATATAGACTGACTATGCTGCAATCTTTGAAAACTAATCCGACTACGCAGTCGATTCCGGTTATCTTGTTTACCGCCACAGACCCGTCAGACGATTCGCTGGGATTTGACCCCTCTGAATTTGCTGGAGTGATCCTGAAGCCGTTCAATGTCTTGCAGCTTGGCGAGCAGATTATTGAGCAACTGGGGTGGTGA
- a CDS encoding glycosyltransferase family 4 protein — MRIAQIAPLWERVPPLGYGGTELVVGLLTDELVRRGHEVTLFASGDSITLAKLQSVHPYALRLDSSIKECNIYEMLELALVYEQAQTFDIIHSHMGWSALPYANLVKTPTVTTLHGIFTPDNEKMFQYAKKQPYVSISNSQRESRLGLNYVATVYNGIDISSHKFHPQPDEPPYLAFLGRISPEKGTDLAIQIAKEAGWRLKMAAKVDVVDIEYFEREIQPLIDGQQIQYLGEANHVQKNALMGGAVATLFTITWREPFGLVMTESMAAGTPVIAMNLGSVPEVIVHGKTGFICNSISECVNAVNKVAELDRHACRQHVENCFNVQKMVDSYEEVYWQILAERMTQNKKVMHFGDFKHKHQIQKC, encoded by the coding sequence ATGCGGATTGCTCAAATTGCTCCTCTTTGGGAGAGAGTTCCACCTCTTGGTTATGGTGGAACAGAATTAGTCGTGGGCTTATTGACCGATGAATTAGTTCGGCGAGGGCATGAAGTAACGCTATTTGCATCGGGAGATTCAATAACTTTGGCAAAGCTGCAATCAGTTCATCCTTATGCTTTGAGACTAGATTCAAGCATCAAAGAGTGTAACATCTATGAAATGTTGGAACTGGCTTTGGTATATGAGCAAGCCCAAACCTTTGACATAATTCATTCACATATGGGCTGGAGTGCGTTGCCCTATGCAAATTTAGTAAAGACACCGACAGTTACCACATTACATGGTATCTTTACCCCTGATAACGAAAAGATGTTTCAATATGCCAAAAAGCAGCCCTATGTAAGTATTTCCAATTCCCAACGTGAATCTAGGCTAGGGTTGAATTATGTAGCAACTGTCTACAATGGCATTGATATCAGTAGTCATAAGTTTCATCCTCAGCCGGACGAACCACCTTATCTGGCTTTTTTGGGAAGAATTTCACCAGAAAAAGGAACAGACTTAGCAATACAGATTGCAAAAGAGGCTGGTTGGCGTTTAAAGATGGCAGCTAAGGTGGATGTCGTTGATATAGAGTATTTTGAGCGAGAAATTCAGCCCTTAATTGATGGTCAGCAAATTCAGTATTTGGGTGAAGCTAACCATGTTCAAAAGAATGCTTTGATGGGGGGTGCAGTAGCAACTTTATTTACGATTACTTGGCGAGAACCCTTTGGTTTGGTAATGACAGAATCAATGGCAGCAGGAACACCAGTCATCGCCATGAATTTAGGTTCAGTTCCTGAAGTAATTGTTCACGGAAAAACTGGCTTTATTTGTAATAGTATTTCTGAATGTGTTAATGCCGTTAACAAAGTGGCAGAACTAGATCGTCATGCTTGTCGTCAACATGTGGAGAATTGTTTTAACGTACAAAAAATGGTAGATAGCTATGAAGAAGTTTATTGGCAGATTCTGGCAGAGCGCATGACTCAAAATAAAAAAGTTATGCATTTCGGCGATTTTAAACATAAACATCAAATCCAGAAATGTTGA